The following proteins are co-located in the Paludibaculum fermentans genome:
- a CDS encoding TonB-dependent receptor has product MLLCTAGGPALFAQSSTITGLITDPNGANIPEAPVTITNTATGVARRVPTNGQGYFTAPSLPYGDYSLGITVAGFRPVLRSGLHLDEGQVLRVDIKLELGVTVEQIVVSGAPPALETETSAQSTVVTSQRIVDLPLNGRNPFAFAALVPGVRPLGGFGGLSNSAYGDGRISIGGGSPSVNNGMVDGVAAENHTSGGIQIALSPDATQEFRIITRNASAEYGRTGGGIINFISKSGTNEFHGSVFEYLRNKSLNANDFFNNRSGSPKSPFTFNQFGATLGGPVIRNRTFFFVNWEAVRQRTGSRAFRTVPTALQRDGDFSQTRDAKGVLIPIYDPLSSSTARVPFAGNVIPRNQLNAVARAASAYYPNPTGDGDLYTGANNFFGVGSQAINKDILGGKFDHYFTPARRLAGRYTWDRTENVYPTYFGGTVADPSGAPAVYPRNSAVLTYTDTLSPTLILELRAGLNRFGIDRTPLSLGFDVTKIGMDPSVNSQIQIPLFPYFSMSDVSPIGQNQGDISAQRNNTWTAGGALTWLKGNHTLKFGAEQRIYQWNSVQGPGQFQLNFDRNFTKGPSPTVAATNGYGYASFLLGYAASGTLYRYNYPTYTTKNFAVYVQDDWKASPKLTLNLGLRYEYEGPGTDRYNAIANFDPYATNTVNGVPLTGSIIFPGTGGLGRGDRDAQKDNFGPRVGLAYQLLPHTVIRASYGIYYLPTTGIYVRLGSTGFESQTPYVGSTDGGITPSGSITNPFPNGIVMPSGTTLGAATGIGTNAAATLRSLKTGYSQQWDFNIQQQLGSWALELGYMGNRGSGLPASASFHYLPASARALGSSLLNQVANPYAALVRSGPLAQAKVPLATLLTTSPQYTAVDVLDSWAGSSYHAATVRLERRFSSGFSALLSYTFSKLLDDNLGNGGNGFTDSGSNSVQNWENRRAEKGVSTTFQPHRFTAAASYLLPFGKSGNRLYRAVVGGWQANVIASLMSGNVISVTANAPTYGGDRPNIAGDPSLDNPTVDRWLNRDAFTNIAAYTLGNGPRNLPRTLSQALINFDTSLFKEIPVRERYKLQFRAEAFNLANKTTLGNPNSNINSNSFGAITSLRTNTGPRQLQFALRLTF; this is encoded by the coding sequence GTGCTCCTCTGCACCGCCGGCGGACCCGCCCTGTTTGCGCAATCGTCCACCATCACCGGCCTCATCACTGACCCCAATGGCGCCAACATCCCCGAGGCGCCAGTCACCATCACCAACACCGCCACCGGCGTAGCCCGCCGCGTCCCCACCAACGGCCAGGGCTACTTCACCGCGCCTTCGCTGCCCTACGGCGACTACTCCCTCGGCATCACCGTCGCCGGCTTCCGGCCCGTCCTCCGCTCCGGCCTCCACCTCGACGAAGGCCAGGTCCTCCGCGTCGACATCAAGCTGGAACTCGGCGTCACCGTCGAACAGATCGTCGTCTCCGGAGCCCCGCCCGCCCTCGAGACCGAAACCTCCGCCCAAAGCACCGTCGTCACCTCCCAGCGCATCGTCGACCTCCCCCTCAACGGCCGCAACCCCTTCGCCTTCGCCGCCCTCGTCCCCGGCGTCCGGCCCCTCGGAGGCTTCGGCGGACTCAGCAACTCCGCCTACGGCGATGGCCGCATCTCCATCGGCGGCGGCTCGCCCTCCGTCAACAACGGCATGGTCGACGGTGTCGCCGCCGAGAATCACACCTCCGGCGGCATCCAGATCGCCCTGTCCCCCGACGCCACCCAGGAGTTCCGCATCATCACCCGCAACGCCTCGGCCGAATATGGCCGCACCGGCGGCGGCATCATCAACTTCATCTCCAAAAGCGGCACCAACGAGTTCCATGGCTCCGTCTTCGAGTACCTCCGCAACAAATCGCTCAACGCCAACGATTTCTTCAACAACCGCAGCGGCAGCCCCAAGTCCCCCTTCACCTTCAACCAGTTCGGAGCCACCCTCGGCGGACCCGTCATCCGCAATCGCACCTTCTTCTTCGTCAACTGGGAGGCCGTCCGCCAGCGCACCGGCTCCCGTGCCTTCCGCACCGTACCCACCGCCCTTCAGCGCGACGGCGACTTCTCCCAGACCCGCGACGCCAAAGGCGTCCTCATCCCCATCTACGACCCGCTCAGCAGCTCCACCGCCCGCGTCCCCTTCGCCGGCAACGTCATCCCGCGCAACCAGCTCAATGCCGTCGCCCGCGCCGCTTCCGCCTATTACCCCAACCCCACCGGCGACGGCGACCTCTACACCGGAGCCAACAACTTCTTCGGCGTCGGCTCCCAGGCCATCAATAAGGACATCCTCGGCGGCAAGTTCGATCACTACTTCACACCGGCCCGCCGCCTCGCCGGCCGCTACACCTGGGATCGCACCGAAAACGTCTATCCCACCTACTTCGGCGGCACCGTGGCCGACCCCTCCGGCGCGCCCGCCGTCTACCCCCGCAACAGCGCCGTTCTCACCTACACCGATACCCTCAGCCCCACGCTCATCCTCGAGCTGCGCGCCGGCCTCAACCGCTTCGGCATCGACCGCACCCCGCTCAGCCTCGGCTTCGACGTCACCAAAATCGGCATGGACCCCTCCGTCAATAGCCAGATCCAGATCCCGCTCTTCCCCTACTTCTCCATGTCCGACGTCTCCCCCATCGGCCAGAACCAGGGCGACATCTCCGCCCAGCGCAACAACACCTGGACCGCCGGCGGCGCCCTCACCTGGCTCAAGGGCAATCACACCCTCAAGTTCGGAGCCGAGCAGCGCATCTACCAATGGAACAGCGTCCAGGGACCCGGTCAGTTCCAACTGAACTTCGACCGCAACTTCACCAAGGGCCCCAGCCCCACCGTGGCCGCCACCAATGGCTACGGCTACGCCAGCTTCCTGCTCGGCTACGCCGCCAGTGGCACCCTCTATCGCTACAACTACCCCACCTACACGACGAAGAACTTCGCCGTCTACGTCCAGGACGACTGGAAGGCCTCGCCCAAACTCACCCTGAATCTCGGCCTGCGCTATGAATACGAGGGGCCCGGCACAGATCGCTACAACGCCATCGCCAACTTCGACCCCTACGCCACCAACACCGTCAACGGAGTGCCCCTCACCGGCTCCATCATCTTCCCTGGCACCGGCGGCCTGGGCCGCGGCGATCGCGACGCGCAGAAGGACAACTTCGGCCCGCGCGTCGGCTTGGCTTATCAGCTCCTGCCCCACACCGTGATTCGCGCCTCCTACGGCATCTACTACCTGCCCACCACCGGCATCTACGTGCGCCTCGGCTCCACCGGCTTCGAAAGCCAGACCCCCTACGTCGGCTCCACCGACGGCGGCATCACGCCCTCCGGCTCCATCACGAATCCGTTCCCCAATGGCATCGTCATGCCCTCCGGCACCACCCTCGGCGCGGCCACCGGCATCGGCACCAACGCCGCCGCCACGCTCCGCTCCCTCAAGACCGGCTACTCCCAGCAGTGGGATTTCAACATCCAGCAGCAGCTCGGCTCCTGGGCCCTCGAGCTCGGCTACATGGGCAACCGCGGCTCCGGCCTGCCTGCCTCCGCCTCGTTCCACTACCTGCCCGCCTCCGCCCGAGCCCTCGGCAGCAGTCTCCTCAACCAGGTCGCCAACCCCTACGCGGCCCTCGTTCGCTCCGGACCGCTCGCCCAGGCCAAGGTGCCCCTCGCCACCCTGCTCACCACCAGCCCTCAATACACGGCCGTCGACGTCCTCGATAGCTGGGCCGGCTCCAGCTACCACGCCGCCACCGTCCGCCTGGAGCGTCGCTTCTCCAGCGGCTTCTCCGCGCTGCTGTCCTACACGTTCTCAAAATTGCTGGATGACAATCTGGGCAATGGCGGCAATGGGTTCACTGACTCCGGCAGCAATTCCGTCCAGAATTGGGAGAACCGCCGCGCCGAGAAGGGCGTCTCCACCACCTTCCAGCCGCACCGCTTCACCGCCGCCGCCAGCTACCTGCTGCCGTTCGGCAAGAGCGGCAATCGCCTCTACCGCGCCGTCGTCGGAGGCTGGCAGGCGAATGTGATCGCCTCCCTCATGAGCGGCAACGTCATCTCCGTGACGGCCAACGCCCCCACCTATGGCGGCGATCGGCCCAACATCGCGGGCGACCCCTCGCTCGACAATCCCACCGTGGACCGCTGGCTCAACCGCGACGCCTTCACCAACATCGCGGCCTACACCCTCGGCAACGGTCCGCGCAACCTGCCGCGCACCCTCTCCCAGGCGCTGATCAACTTCGACACCTCCCTCTTCAAGGAGATCCCGGTCCGCGAGCGCTACAAGCTCCAGTTCCGCGCCGAAGCCTTCAACCTCGCCAACAAAACCACCCTGGGCAACCCCAACTCGAACATCAACTCGAATTCCTTCGGAGCCATCACCAGCCTCCGCACGAACACGGGGCCCCGCCAACTGCAATTCGCGCTGCGCCTGACGTTCTAG
- a CDS encoding helix-turn-helix domain-containing protein, which translates to MVPPHAHHAIQIVISLDDPIAVAGRDGQWRQAHGIIVQPDAVHSFDCSGAFGAMLFVDPEASEGAWLRAVLTEDITTLSEARLAAPVSELRSFTDVPMPPAANGAANASERITRRNAPTHPAVRPATRASSGEQPCPPPEACALIRHCAQALSSGPPPRRRLDPRVTKVLHHIQVSDDLRISLEAAAALAFLSPSRFAHLFRQQVGLPFSRYMLWRKLTRAMLAIGSQRTIADAAQAADFADAAHLTRTFNQMVGMAPSVLMRGTFTEIPSPFNTTPQ; encoded by the coding sequence GTGGTCCCGCCGCACGCGCACCACGCCATCCAGATCGTCATCTCGCTCGATGACCCCATCGCGGTAGCGGGCCGGGACGGGCAATGGCGCCAGGCGCACGGCATCATCGTCCAGCCCGACGCCGTCCACTCCTTCGACTGCAGCGGAGCCTTCGGCGCCATGCTCTTCGTCGATCCGGAAGCCAGCGAAGGAGCCTGGCTGCGCGCCGTGCTCACCGAGGACATCACCACTCTCTCCGAGGCCCGTCTCGCGGCCCCCGTATCAGAACTGCGCAGCTTCACGGATGTCCCCATGCCCCCCGCGGCAAACGGAGCCGCGAACGCAAGTGAGCGGATAACCCGCCGAAACGCTCCAACCCACCCAGCAGTGCGGCCCGCGACCCGCGCGTCTTCAGGGGAGCAACCCTGCCCACCCCCGGAAGCCTGCGCGCTCATCCGCCACTGCGCCCAAGCCCTAAGCTCCGGCCCCCCGCCGCGCCGCCGCCTGGACCCGCGGGTCACCAAAGTCTTGCACCACATCCAGGTCTCTGATGACCTGCGCATCTCCCTGGAGGCCGCCGCCGCGCTGGCCTTCCTCTCGCCCAGCCGGTTCGCCCACCTCTTCCGGCAGCAGGTGGGCCTTCCCTTCAGCCGCTACATGCTGTGGCGCAAGCTGACCCGCGCGATGCTGGCCATAGGCTCCCAGCGCACGATCGCGGACGCCGCCCAGGCCGCGGACTTCGCCGACGCCGCCCACCTGACGCGCACCTTCAATCAGATGGTGGGCATGGCCCCATCCGTCTTAATGCGCGGCACTTTCACCGAAATCCCCTCCCCGTTCAACACGACCCCGCAGTAG
- a CDS encoding rhodanese-like domain-containing protein, translating to MFQRAGVDGMSGMVAFLGHYGYAALFGCVLLEQLGLPLPAAPLLLAAGALAGLGELNLAAAWLLAVGASLIGDSLWYYLGKTRGLPVLRLLCRISLEPDACVRRTNLAYSKHGTRWLLFAKFVPGLGTVAPPMAGVYGLGIGWFLAMDGAGAGLWAGVFLLAGWCFRGQMDAIAFQTERLGGWVGLAAAGALVVYLLFKYFERRRVHRALRVARIAPMELKRRLELGEAVTIVDLRNSFEWEAGRIPGSFVLTEEELDAFVPAFPEAEMILYCSCPNEVSSAAAAAIRLQRRGVRLVRPLEGGFPLWTELGFPVEVAR from the coding sequence ATGTTCCAGCGAGCGGGGGTGGACGGCATGAGTGGAATGGTCGCGTTTCTCGGGCATTACGGTTACGCCGCGCTGTTCGGGTGCGTTCTGCTGGAGCAGCTCGGGTTGCCCTTGCCGGCCGCTCCGCTGCTGCTGGCCGCCGGCGCCCTGGCCGGATTGGGCGAACTGAACCTGGCGGCGGCGTGGCTGCTGGCGGTGGGAGCTTCGCTGATTGGGGATTCGCTCTGGTATTACCTGGGAAAGACGCGCGGGCTGCCGGTGCTGCGACTGCTGTGCAGGATCTCGCTGGAGCCGGATGCGTGCGTGCGGCGGACCAACCTGGCGTATTCCAAACACGGGACACGCTGGCTGCTGTTCGCCAAGTTTGTGCCGGGATTGGGGACGGTGGCTCCTCCGATGGCGGGCGTGTATGGGCTGGGTATTGGGTGGTTCCTCGCCATGGATGGCGCGGGTGCGGGGTTATGGGCTGGAGTCTTTCTGTTGGCCGGCTGGTGCTTTCGCGGCCAGATGGATGCGATTGCCTTCCAGACGGAGCGGCTGGGCGGATGGGTGGGCCTCGCCGCGGCAGGCGCGCTCGTGGTGTATCTCCTATTTAAGTACTTCGAGAGAAGACGGGTGCACCGTGCACTGCGGGTGGCGCGGATTGCACCGATGGAGTTGAAACGACGACTGGAGTTGGGCGAAGCGGTGACGATTGTCGACCTGCGGAATTCATTCGAGTGGGAGGCCGGGCGGATTCCCGGGTCCTTTGTGCTGACAGAGGAGGAGTTGGACGCGTTTGTACCGGCTTTCCCGGAAGCAGAGATGATTCTCTATTGCTCGTGCCCGAATGAGGTGTCCAGTGCGGCGGCGGCGGCGATCCGGCTGCAGCGGAGAGGGGTGCGGCTGGTCCGGCCGCTGGAGGGCGGGTTCCCACTGTGGACGGAGCTGGGGTTTCCGGTGGAAGTGGCGAGGTAG
- a CDS encoding M24 family metallopeptidase — translation MTQALAARLAGLPPQTARAGNRVYEIGRTVERAVRSRGFSVLKELCGHGVGRTIHEEPTVPNHFDRRFRSKLTHGLVITIEPIISAGDGSLRLDADGWTYRTRDRSLAAHYEHSLVVTEGAPILLTVA, via the coding sequence GTGACGCAAGCCCTTGCCGCGCGGCTTGCGGGACTTCCGCCACAGACTGCTCGGGCCGGAAACCGGGTGTACGAGATTGGACGGACGGTGGAACGGGCTGTGCGGAGCCGCGGGTTCAGTGTCCTGAAGGAACTGTGCGGTCACGGGGTGGGGCGGACGATCCACGAGGAACCGACCGTGCCGAACCACTTTGACAGGCGGTTCCGGTCGAAGCTGACGCACGGGCTGGTGATTACCATTGAACCGATCATCTCGGCCGGCGATGGATCGCTGCGGTTGGATGCGGATGGGTGGACGTACCGGACTCGCGACCGCAGCCTGGCGGCGCATTATGAACATTCGCTGGTGGTGACGGAGGGGGCTCCGATTCTGTTGACGGTGGCTTGA
- a CDS encoding MBL fold metallo-hydrolase — protein MHSRQSYRTPLFALVLLACAAAPSTRAQTQPFPFDPADPRESVADNAPKPPFVSSARRLLTAPELKDAPDEWIANSLDWVNFILANYQPSLVETPVRRAAMIRLDDVLHIESAPRKPIVQQYYKARLEAALREIETTRVTTGLRIWKLYNHGFLVRTASVSVAFDIVPGTREPGFAMPQEWIDRLAAQADALFISHQHGDHANPDVARAFLALHKPVVAPEDVWTAEPTLAKAVTHLPRNTGPAQTLTLANGRSLSVVPYPGHQGPRILVNITLVTTPEGFTLVQTGDQSGSEAAGSDFDWIAQIGRDQKVDILMPNCWANGLGRMVRGINPALVITGHENEMGHKVDHREDYTQTYTRLFPLRYPAVVMTWGESFFYQRPLR, from the coding sequence ATGCACTCACGGCAGTCTTATCGCACGCCCCTCTTCGCCCTGGTCCTGCTCGCCTGCGCCGCCGCGCCCAGTACCCGCGCGCAAACCCAGCCCTTTCCGTTCGACCCCGCCGATCCCCGCGAATCCGTCGCCGATAACGCCCCCAAGCCGCCCTTCGTCTCTTCCGCCCGCCGCCTGCTCACGGCGCCGGAACTCAAGGACGCGCCCGACGAATGGATCGCCAACTCCCTCGACTGGGTCAACTTCATCCTCGCCAACTACCAGCCTTCTCTCGTCGAGACACCCGTCCGCCGCGCGGCCATGATCCGCCTCGACGACGTCCTCCACATCGAATCCGCGCCCCGCAAACCCATCGTCCAGCAATACTACAAGGCCCGCCTCGAAGCAGCCCTCCGCGAAATCGAAACCACCCGCGTCACCACCGGACTCCGCATCTGGAAGCTCTACAACCACGGCTTCCTCGTCCGCACCGCCAGCGTCTCCGTCGCCTTCGACATCGTGCCCGGCACTCGCGAACCCGGCTTTGCCATGCCCCAGGAATGGATCGACCGTCTCGCCGCCCAGGCCGACGCTCTCTTCATCAGCCACCAGCACGGCGACCATGCCAACCCCGACGTCGCGCGCGCCTTCCTCGCCCTCCACAAACCCGTCGTCGCCCCTGAAGACGTCTGGACCGCCGAACCCACCCTCGCCAAAGCCGTCACCCATCTCCCCCGCAATACCGGACCCGCGCAAACCCTCACCCTCGCCAATGGCCGCAGCCTCTCCGTCGTGCCCTATCCCGGCCACCAGGGCCCGCGCATCCTCGTCAACATCACCCTCGTCACCACACCCGAGGGCTTCACCCTCGTCCAGACCGGCGACCAATCCGGCTCCGAGGCCGCCGGCAGCGACTTCGACTGGATCGCCCAGATCGGCCGCGATCAAAAGGTCGACATCCTCATGCCCAACTGCTGGGCCAACGGCCTCGGCCGCATGGTCCGCGGCATCAATCCCGCCCTCGTCATCACCGGTCACGAGAACGAAATGGGACACAAGGTCGACCACCGCGAAGACTACACCCAGACCTACACGCGGCTCTTTCCCCTCCGTTATCCAGCCGTTGTCATGACCTGGGGCGAAAGCTTCTTCTATCAGCGTCCACTTCGCTAA
- a CDS encoding cytochrome B6, with amino-acid sequence MTACLLLSVGTLRAQDDGKKPSSYAPVDIHETFSTIMTRMVAAKPEIMRRHLALLEQRYDLSNRPAQGVRMSGGKAVQQGVRVKLAAGTTWDQLSKLTPDQIRERSLYPAGFEPLPHPNHPEGGMIFPKFEIDEVKKQESRDLTRFDLDYDIPDHFLPDFPPPIFLTTRTDLGDVSKGKLITIDNFYEVFNGLLNPKQLEGLRLLVTPFPQQQFNATEDRRSERVSRGVTCFDCHANGHTNRATHLAGDARPQEFRHRINTPTLRGANIQRLFGSQRALKTIEDFTEFEQRAAYFDGDPVIAQKKGVNILDRGSQVHAMAEFQEILDFPPAPKLGVDGKLNPKKADAAELRGQAVFFGKGQCASCHQAPYYTDNSMHNLQTERFFKPRMVNNMMSYGDGPIKTFPLRGVKDSPPYLHDGRLLTLEDTVEFFNLALELQLTPAEKSDLVAFMRAL; translated from the coding sequence ATGACTGCCTGCTTGTTGCTGTCCGTTGGCACGCTGCGCGCGCAGGACGACGGCAAGAAACCTTCCAGTTACGCGCCGGTCGACATTCACGAGACTTTCTCGACCATCATGACCCGCATGGTCGCGGCCAAGCCCGAGATCATGCGGCGGCACCTGGCCCTACTCGAGCAGCGCTACGATCTCAGCAATCGCCCGGCCCAAGGCGTCCGCATGTCCGGAGGCAAGGCCGTGCAGCAGGGTGTGCGCGTCAAACTCGCCGCGGGCACAACCTGGGACCAGCTCTCCAAATTGACCCCGGACCAGATCAGGGAGCGCAGCCTCTACCCCGCCGGCTTTGAGCCTCTGCCTCATCCCAATCACCCTGAGGGCGGGATGATCTTCCCAAAGTTCGAAATCGATGAGGTGAAGAAGCAGGAGAGCCGGGACCTCACCCGCTTCGACCTGGATTACGACATTCCAGACCACTTCCTACCCGACTTTCCTCCACCCATCTTTCTGACCACCCGCACCGATCTGGGCGATGTCTCCAAAGGCAAGCTCATCACCATCGACAATTTCTATGAGGTGTTCAACGGACTCCTGAATCCCAAGCAGTTGGAGGGACTTCGCCTGCTGGTGACACCCTTCCCGCAGCAGCAGTTCAACGCCACCGAAGACCGCCGCTCTGAGCGTGTCAGCCGCGGCGTCACCTGCTTCGATTGCCATGCCAACGGCCACACCAACCGCGCCACGCATCTGGCCGGCGACGCGCGGCCGCAGGAGTTCCGGCATCGCATCAACACGCCGACCCTGCGCGGAGCCAATATTCAACGCCTCTTCGGTTCCCAGCGGGCGTTGAAGACCATCGAGGACTTCACCGAGTTTGAGCAGCGCGCCGCGTACTTTGACGGAGACCCGGTGATCGCGCAGAAGAAGGGCGTGAACATACTCGACCGCGGCAGCCAGGTCCATGCCATGGCGGAGTTTCAGGAGATTCTCGACTTCCCACCCGCGCCCAAACTCGGCGTCGACGGCAAGTTGAATCCGAAGAAGGCGGATGCGGCGGAACTGCGCGGCCAGGCCGTATTCTTTGGCAAGGGCCAGTGCGCCTCATGCCATCAGGCGCCCTATTACACCGACAACAGCATGCACAACCTCCAGACGGAGCGCTTCTTCAAGCCGCGCATGGTCAACAACATGATGTCCTACGGCGACGGGCCCATCAAGACGTTCCCGCTCCGCGGGGTGAAGGATTCACCGCCCTATCTGCATGACGGCCGGTTGCTGACCCTCGAAGATACAGTGGAGTTCTTCAATCTCGCCCTGGAGCTGCAACTGACCCCGGCCGAGAAATCGGACCTGGTCGCCTTCATGCGGGCGCTGTAG
- a CDS encoding InlB B-repeat-containing protein, translated as MVQRGQSVGISASANQGYQFVSWAGSGSGSYSGSNTSANVAMNAPISEAASFSQQVSVTVTTNPVGRAYTVDGQT; from the coding sequence GTGGTACAACGCGGGCAGAGTGTAGGTATTTCGGCATCAGCCAACCAGGGGTATCAGTTTGTTTCCTGGGCCGGCAGCGGTTCCGGCAGCTATTCCGGGTCCAACACCAGCGCCAACGTAGCGATGAACGCCCCGATTAGCGAGGCGGCCTCCTTCAGCCAACAGGTCTCGGTGACCGTGACAACGAACCCAGTGGGCCGCGCCTACACCGTCGACGGCCAGACCTAA
- a CDS encoding ferredoxin--NADP reductase, translated as MSAAAVAPSPLSKLLSRQEVAERTLALRFERPSHWSFQAGQYLDMTLIDPKQTDGEGNTRTFSIASSPHEASLMIATRLRDSAFKRTLQSLRVGTSVHLTGPAGDLTLDGASPRPAVLLAGGIGITPFRSMVLRAAEEELPRRIFLFYSNRRPEDAPFLEELQALERENPNYKLIATMTGMAKSQRRWNGETGKIDRAMLSRYLRNAVAPLYYVAGPPQMVQALHTMLSQAGIREDDIRAEEFAGY; from the coding sequence ATGAGCGCCGCTGCAGTCGCGCCCAGCCCTCTGTCCAAGCTGTTGAGCCGGCAGGAAGTCGCCGAGCGCACGCTGGCCCTCCGTTTTGAAAGGCCGTCGCACTGGTCCTTCCAGGCAGGCCAGTATCTGGACATGACTCTGATCGATCCCAAGCAAACGGATGGGGAAGGGAACACGCGAACATTCTCTATCGCGAGCAGCCCCCACGAGGCGAGCCTGATGATCGCTACACGCCTGCGGGATTCGGCCTTCAAACGCACGTTGCAGTCTCTACGGGTCGGTACGTCGGTTCATCTGACTGGTCCCGCGGGTGACCTGACACTCGACGGCGCCTCGCCGCGACCCGCCGTCCTTTTGGCGGGCGGCATCGGCATCACACCCTTCCGGAGCATGGTGCTGCGCGCGGCCGAAGAAGAACTCCCTCGCCGCATCTTCCTCTTCTATTCGAACCGACGGCCCGAGGACGCTCCCTTTCTCGAGGAACTCCAGGCGCTCGAGCGGGAAAATCCGAACTACAAACTGATTGCGACGATGACCGGAATGGCAAAATCGCAGCGGCGCTGGAACGGCGAAACCGGAAAAATTGACCGGGCGATGCTGTCCAGGTATCTCCGGAACGCCGTAGCCCCGCTCTACTACGTAGCCGGCCCGCCCCAAATGGTGCAGGCGCTCCACACGATGCTCAGTCAGGCCGGAATCCGCGAGGACGACATCCGCGCGGAGGAGTTTGCCGGGTATTGA
- a CDS encoding IS481 family transposase, with translation MDQRVQLLQEYDEGETVTALAEAYGVSRKTVHKWIKRREEEGVAGLQDRSRAPHTSPQEVSQEVIERILAERRKWNWGPRKLLRKLAEAEPERKHWPAPSTIAMILKRAGLSVTRKRRLRTPPFGQPFASVDGPNRTWCADFKGWFRTGDGVRCDPLTITDAHSRYLLRCQITPKTDGKHAAAIFEAAFREYGLPEVIRTDNGTPFSTRAPGGLSRLSMRWVRLGILPERTAPASPQENGRHERMHRTLKQDTLNPPAANPRQQQKRFHDFQRIYNEQRPHEALDYDTPAKHYQPSLRPMPRRIPEVEYPAGLVLRRIQNHGDLYYKDQRIFISEIFARQLLGLRQVDDRYFEVFYGMLLLGWLDIERNRFMRKKPKALEQQDDESAAVPAAE, from the coding sequence ATGGACCAACGGGTTCAACTATTGCAGGAGTACGACGAAGGCGAGACCGTGACCGCACTGGCGGAAGCCTATGGCGTATCGAGAAAGACGGTCCACAAGTGGATCAAGCGTCGAGAGGAGGAAGGCGTGGCCGGTTTGCAGGACCGCAGCCGGGCGCCTCATACCAGCCCGCAGGAAGTCAGTCAGGAAGTCATAGAGCGCATCCTGGCTGAGCGGCGGAAGTGGAACTGGGGCCCGCGCAAGCTATTGAGGAAGTTGGCCGAGGCGGAGCCGGAGAGGAAGCACTGGCCGGCGCCCAGCACCATCGCCATGATCCTGAAAAGAGCGGGTCTGAGTGTCACACGAAAGCGACGCTTGCGGACGCCGCCCTTCGGGCAGCCCTTTGCGTCCGTGGATGGACCCAATCGGACGTGGTGCGCGGACTTCAAGGGTTGGTTCCGTACAGGTGATGGCGTGCGTTGCGATCCATTGACCATCACGGACGCCCACAGCAGGTACTTGCTGCGCTGCCAAATTACGCCGAAGACGGATGGAAAGCATGCGGCTGCGATCTTCGAGGCGGCGTTTCGAGAGTACGGTCTGCCGGAGGTGATTCGTACGGACAATGGCACGCCGTTTTCGACGCGGGCGCCTGGCGGACTCAGTCGGTTGTCGATGCGCTGGGTTCGGCTGGGCATTCTGCCGGAGCGCACAGCACCGGCCTCACCGCAGGAAAACGGCCGCCACGAGCGCATGCATCGGACGTTGAAACAGGACACGCTGAATCCGCCGGCGGCCAACCCGCGCCAGCAGCAGAAGCGATTTCACGACTTTCAAAGGATCTACAACGAGCAGCGGCCCCATGAAGCCCTGGACTACGATACGCCGGCAAAACACTATCAGCCGTCGTTGCGCCCGATGCCACGTCGGATCCCGGAGGTGGAGTACCCGGCAGGGCTCGTGCTACGACGGATCCAGAATCACGGAGATCTCTACTACAAGGATCAGAGGATTTTCATCAGCGAGATCTTTGCGCGTCAGTTGCTTGGACTGCGGCAGGTTGACGATCGCTATTTCGAAGTGTTCTACGGCATGCTGTTGCTCGGCTGGCTGGACATAGAGCGTAATCGGTTTATGAGGAAGAAGCCGAAGGCGCTGGAGCAACAGGACGACGAATCCGCGGCGGTGCCGGCCGCTGAGTAA
- a CDS encoding cytochrome c3 family protein has translation MNGGPHGLHPIGASWVNRHEDAARNRAACQACHGTDYRGTILSKMQADRTMAGRTFTKGTVIGCHSCHNGPNGD, from the coding sequence GTGAACGGTGGACCCCACGGTCTCCACCCCATCGGTGCCTCCTGGGTCAACCGGCACGAAGACGCCGCCCGCAACCGCGCCGCCTGTCAGGCCTGCCACGGCACCGACTACCGTGGAACCATCCTGTCCAAGATGCAAGCCGACCGGACCATGGCCGGCCGAACCTTCACCAAGGGCACCGTCATCGGCTGCCACAGCTGCCACAACGGCCCCAACGGCGACTAA